From a region of the Alnus glutinosa chromosome 1, dhAlnGlut1.1, whole genome shotgun sequence genome:
- the LOC133852654 gene encoding protein FAR1-RELATED SEQUENCE 5-like: protein MEFSSSRLENEDEVEYLCTHIPNDNDSIDEDGPEFELDDKEDNEPQYKMIDLNDKVEEPKELMMFDSLEEVEEYYRKYGQQVGFGVVKRTGKKGKDGSRRYITLACIRQGKPNKGKDDCTKAVPKIIRTQCKARICATLSADGKWFLSNVVVEHNHCLSPEKTRFFRCYKNIDAAVKRRLELNDRAGIRTNKNFNSLVVEKGGYEQLTFGEKDCRNYIEKARELRLGKGGAQALRDYFSRMQKQNDGFYYVMDVDDDCRLRNVFWADARSRAAYEFFGDVITFDTTYLTNRYDMPFAPFVGVNHHGQSILLGAGLISNENTETFVWLFSTWLECMNGKAPSAIITDQDRAMKNAIAIVFAEKTRHRYCLWHIMRKLPEKFAAHAQFNGIKSALNVCLYDSQSCDEFEENWKNLLETYELQDNAWLNGLYNERTFWVPTYMKDTFWAGMNTTQRSESMNAFFDGYVHSQTTLKEFVDQFDNALRKMVEKEKKADFDSWNRMIPCLTPYPLEEKFQDVYTNAKFKEVQGEFMKVVGCNNSCLTNEGAISTYQVIESFVINRNMKDVSHCVYYNEEDEEEVEVKCTCALFETRGILCRHAISVLLSKKVLTLSPRFFLTRWRKDLKRLYTLLKSSYDNFGGNSDDERYDSLSKNLNELASLGKSKHIYTTVMKGVDVLKEECRKLSRISVASSSCNEVVQSCDEASTLQSTNLLSPVKVKRKGRPPIRRMMPIVEQVTKKKLQVTNEPSSDNNAKTSRSKKQTSKAKQHQANKSQTPLPSVIDDQHNHLVRTQVGVSVDPTMELSRLVCEHNFERAFHIALSRCDLSIVSWLCSQVDIGWILSVVPLPLSQGVLLNLLWHLACDINNNPSQKLSWMTVVAKAIIPTDPAIAVHVQPILFQVYNILNHQSTLLTQAGVELTNIHFLINVINSMIMTFK, encoded by the exons ATGGagttttcaagctcacgcttggagaaTGAGGACGAAGTTGAATATCTATGTACACATATTCCAAATGACAACGATTCAATCGACGAAGATGGACCTGAATTTG AgttggatgataaggaggataATGAGCCACAATACAAGATGATAGATTTGAATGATAAAGTTGAAGAACCTAAAGAATTAATGATGTTTGATTCGTTGGAAGAAGTGGAAGAATATTATAGGAAGTATGGTCAGCAAgttggttttggtgtggtaaaaagaaCTGGAAAAAAGGGGAAAGATGGAAGTCGTAGGTACATAACCCTTGCATGTATTCGCCAAGGCAAACCAAATAAAGGCAAAGATGATTGTACAAAGgcagttccaaaaataattagAACGCAGTGTAAAGCCAGGATTTGTGCGACATTGAGTGctgatggaaagtggtttttGAGTAATGTTGTGGTggagcataatcattgtttaagcccagaAAAAACAAGGTTTTTTAGATGTTATAAGAATATAGATGCTGCGGTGAAAAGAAGGCTTGAGTTAAATGATAGAGCCGGAATACGTACGAATAAGAATTTTAATTCTTTAGTAGTTGAAAAAGGGGGGTATGAGCAGCTTACTTTTGGAGAAAAAGATTGTAGGAATTATATTGAAAAGGCAAGAGAGCTTCGTCTTGGCAAAGGAGGTGCTCAGGCACTTCGTGATTATTTCAGTAGAATGCAAAAGCAGAATGATGGGTTCTATTATGTGATGGATGTCGATGATGATTGTAGGTTGCGTAATGTGTTTTGGGCTGACGCACGAAGTAGGGCAGCGTATGAATTCTTTGGGGATGTCATTACGTTTGATACGACATACTTGACCAATAGATATGACATGCCATTTGCTCCGTTTGTAGGTgtgaatcatcatggtcagTCAATACTATTGGGGGCAGGACTAATATCAAATGAGAATACTGaaacatttgtttggttgtttagcACTTGGTTAGAGTGCATGAATGGCAAAGCTCCAAGTGCAATTATAACAGATCAAGATAGGGcaatgaaaaatgcaattgcTATAGTTTTCGCAGAGAAAACTCGACATAGATATTGTTTGTGGCACATTATGAGAAAACTGCCAGAAAAGTTTGCAGCACATGCTCAATTCAATGGCATCAAGAGTGCCCTTAATGTTTGTTTGTATGATTCTCAAAGTTGTGATGAATTCGAAGAAAATTGGAAAAATCTACTTGAGACTTATGAACTTCAGGACAATGCATGGCTGAATGGGTTATATAATGAGCGGACTTTTTGGGTGCCCACATATATGAAAGATACATTTTGGGCTGGAATGAATACTACACAGCGTAGTGAAAGTATGAATGCgttttttgatggttatgtgcacTCACAGACCACACTGAAGGAATTTGTTGATCAATTTGAtaatgctttgaggaaaatggttgagaaagagaaaaaagctgATTTCGATTCTTGGAACCGCATGATTCCATGTTTAACCCCCTATCCTTTAGAGGAGAAATTTCAAGATGTATACACCAatgcaaagttcaaagaagttcagGGGGAGTTTATGAAAGTTGTGGGTTGTAATAACTCTTGTCTTACAAATGAAGGTGCAATTTCTACCTATCAGGTGATTGAAAGTTTTGTCATTAATAGAAACATGAAAGACGTATCACATTGTGTGTAttacaatgaagaagatgaagaagaggTAGAAGTGAAGTGTACTTGTGCATTGTTTGAAACAAGAGGTATCTTGTGTAGGCATGCTATTTCTGTGCTATTGTCAAAAAAGGTTTTGACGTTGTCACCAAGATTCTTTCTTACGAGATGGAGGAAGGATCTAAAGCGTCTATACACATTGTTGAAGAGTAGTTATGACAATTTTGGTGGTAATTCTGATGACGAAAGATATGACAGCTTGTCCAAGAATTTAAATGAATTAGCATCGCTCGGAAAAAGCAAGCACATTTACACTACGGTGATGAAAGGAGTTGATGTTTTAAAAGAGGAATGCCGTAAATTAAGTCGTATTTCAGTCGCATCTTCTAGTTGTAATGAGGTTGTTCAAAGTTGTGATGAAGCTTCGACATTGCAAAGTACTAATTTGCTTAGTCCGGTTAAAGTTAAACGTAAAGGGAGACCACCGATTAGAAGAATGATGCCAATAGTTGAACAAGTGACGAAGAAGAAGTTACAAGTAACAAATGAGCCATCAAGCGACAACAATGCCAAAACAAGTAGAAGCAAAAAACAG acTTCAAAGGCAAAGCAACATCAAGCGAATAAAAGTCAAACTCCACTGCCTTCAGTAATTGATGATCAACACAATCATTTAGTTCGTACTCag GTTGGGGTGTCCGTTGATCCAACAATGGAATTATCAAGATTGGTATGTGAGCACAATTTTGAACGGGCTTTCCACATAGCCCTTTCAAGATGTGATTTGTCCATTGTGTCTTGGTTATGTTCACAg GTTGATATAGGATGGATATTGTCTGTAGTTCCTCTCCCTCTAAGCCAAGGAGTACTGCTCAACCTTCTGTGGCATTTAGCTTGTGATATCAATAACAACCCATCCCAAAAACTTTCTTGGATGACTGTCGTGGCCAAAGCAATAATTCCAACAGACCCAGCAATTGCAGTGCATGTGCAACCCATCTTATTTCAAGTCTATAACATTCTCAACCATCAAAGTACCTTGCTCACACAAGCTGGTGTTGAGCTaacaaatattcattttttgatCAATGTCATCAATTCCATGATCATGACCTTTaaatag